Proteins encoded together in one Chitinophaga sp. LS1 window:
- the rpoC gene encoding DNA-directed RNA polymerase subunit beta', with protein sequence MAIKKENRPKSNFNSITISLASPDSILERSYGEVLKPETINYRTYKPERDGLFCERIFGPVKDYECYCGKYKRIRYKGIVCDRCGVEVTEKKVRRERMGHIRLVVPVVHIWYFKSLPNKIGYLLGMSSKKLETIVYYERYVIIQAGAKQEKGLNYGDLLTEEEYLDILDTLPKDNQLLSDDDPNKFIAKMGAEAVEMMLARIDLDSLSYQLRNQAATETSQQRKAEALKRLSVVEAFREANGRVENRPEWMVMQYIPVVPPELRPLVPLDGGRFASSDLNDLYRRVIIRNNRLKRLIEIKAPEVILRNEKRMLQEAVDSLFDNSRKSNAVKAEGGRALKSLSDVLKGKQGRFRQNLLGKRVDYSGRSVIVVGPELKLHECGLPKDMAAELFKPFIIRKLIERGIVKTVKSAKKLVDRKEAVVWDILENVLKGHPVMLNRAPTLHRLSIQAFQPKLVEGKAIQLHPLVCSAFNADFDGDQMAVHVPLSNAAILEAQLLMLSSHNILNPQNGTPITLPSQDMVLGLYYISKGKKSTPTEKVEGEGMAFYSAEEVIIAYNEQKVNLHANIRVKANIRNEKGELVNKLIETTVGRVIFNQHVPKEAGYVNALLTKKSLREIIGDIIKFTDIPKTAKFLDDIKQLGFRTAFRGGLSFNINDLIIPEVKQVMIDSASNEVDEVWDNYNMGLITNNERYNQIIDIWSRADTKVTETLIRELANDKQGFNSVYMMLDSGARGSKQQIKQLAGLRGLMAKPRKSGSTGSEIIENPILSNFKDGLNVLEYFISTHGARKGLADTALKTADAGYLTRRLVDVAQDVVINEEDCGTLRGIATSALKDNEEIVEPLYDRILGRTSLQDVFDPHTEEVIVEAGGIIDEDIAHRIENSAIDTVEIRSVLTCESRRGVCVKCYGKNLATGYTTQRGDAVGIIAAQSIGEPGTQLTLRTFHVGGVAGSTSVDTGLAAKFEGTVQFDGLRTTTYENNDGDKVQVVIGRTGELRIVDVKNDRLLITNNIPYGSTLLVKDGQKVAKGDIICTWDPYNAVIVSEIAGNIRFDSIIEGITFREEADEQTGHREKVVIETKDKNKIPSLFVDGNKEVKSYNLPVGSHIVIEEGEAVRAGQVIVKIPRILGKLRDITGGLPRVTELFEARNPSNPAIVSEIDGVVAFGNIKRGNREIIIESREGQIKKYLVPLTRHILVQDGDFVKAGTALSDGSITPADILSIKGPFAVQEYLVNEIQEVYRLQGVKINDKHIEVIVRQMMRKVNIEDPGDTRFLEGDTTDKFEFFEENDHIFDKKVVTEAGESTLLRAGQIVTLRQVREENSLLRRSDRKLVEFRDAKPATSSPLLQGITKASLGTHSWISAASFQETTKVLSSAAINGKIDDMLGLKENVITGHLIPAGTGLREFENMIVGSKEEYDILASSKEVFQFDEEE encoded by the coding sequence ATGGCCATCAAGAAAGAAAATCGTCCTAAATCAAACTTTAATAGCATTACCATTAGTCTGGCGTCTCCGGATAGCATCCTGGAGCGTTCTTATGGCGAAGTGCTGAAGCCGGAAACCATCAACTACCGTACTTATAAGCCGGAGCGTGATGGTTTGTTCTGCGAAAGGATATTCGGCCCTGTAAAGGACTATGAGTGCTATTGCGGCAAATACAAACGTATCCGTTATAAGGGTATCGTGTGCGACCGCTGTGGTGTGGAAGTGACTGAAAAGAAAGTACGTCGCGAAAGAATGGGCCACATCCGTCTGGTTGTACCTGTTGTTCATATCTGGTATTTCAAATCCCTTCCAAATAAGATCGGTTACCTGCTGGGTATGAGCTCCAAGAAACTGGAGACCATCGTGTATTATGAAAGATACGTGATTATCCAGGCTGGTGCTAAACAGGAGAAAGGCCTGAATTATGGCGACCTGTTAACTGAAGAAGAATATCTCGACATCCTGGATACCCTGCCAAAGGATAACCAGCTGCTGAGTGATGATGATCCTAACAAGTTCATCGCTAAGATGGGTGCGGAAGCAGTAGAAATGATGCTGGCCAGAATTGATCTGGATAGCCTTTCTTACCAGCTGCGTAACCAGGCTGCTACTGAAACCAGCCAGCAACGTAAAGCGGAAGCCCTGAAACGCCTGAGCGTAGTAGAAGCATTCCGTGAAGCAAATGGTCGTGTTGAAAACCGTCCTGAATGGATGGTGATGCAATATATCCCTGTTGTTCCACCAGAACTGCGTCCGTTAGTTCCATTGGATGGTGGTCGTTTCGCGTCTTCTGACCTGAACGATCTGTACCGCAGGGTAATTATCCGTAACAATCGTCTGAAACGCCTGATCGAAATCAAGGCACCAGAGGTGATCCTGCGTAACGAAAAACGTATGCTGCAGGAAGCGGTTGACTCCCTCTTCGATAACAGCCGTAAATCAAATGCGGTGAAAGCGGAAGGTGGTCGTGCACTGAAATCACTCTCTGATGTACTGAAAGGTAAACAAGGTCGTTTCCGTCAGAACCTGCTCGGTAAACGTGTTGACTATTCCGGTCGTTCCGTAATCGTGGTTGGCCCTGAACTGAAACTGCACGAATGTGGTCTGCCAAAAGATATGGCGGCAGAGCTGTTCAAACCATTCATCATCCGTAAGCTGATCGAAAGAGGTATCGTTAAAACGGTAAAATCTGCGAAGAAGCTGGTAGACAGGAAGGAAGCAGTAGTTTGGGATATCCTTGAAAATGTACTGAAAGGACACCCGGTAATGCTGAACCGTGCTCCTACGCTGCACCGTCTCTCCATTCAGGCATTCCAGCCTAAACTGGTAGAAGGTAAAGCGATCCAGTTGCACCCGCTCGTGTGTTCTGCGTTCAACGCGGATTTCGATGGTGACCAGATGGCGGTACACGTACCGTTGAGCAATGCTGCGATCCTGGAAGCACAACTGTTGATGCTGTCTTCACACAACATCCTCAACCCACAGAATGGTACGCCAATCACCCTGCCTTCACAGGACATGGTTCTTGGTCTGTACTATATCAGTAAAGGAAAGAAATCTACCCCTACTGAAAAAGTAGAAGGTGAAGGAATGGCTTTCTATTCTGCTGAAGAGGTGATCATCGCTTACAACGAACAGAAAGTGAACCTGCACGCAAATATCCGCGTAAAGGCAAACATTCGTAACGAGAAGGGTGAGTTGGTGAACAAGCTGATCGAAACGACAGTAGGTCGTGTGATCTTTAACCAGCACGTTCCAAAAGAAGCTGGGTATGTAAATGCACTGCTGACTAAGAAATCACTGCGTGAGATCATCGGTGACATCATTAAATTTACTGACATCCCGAAAACTGCGAAGTTCCTGGATGATATCAAGCAATTAGGTTTCCGTACGGCGTTCCGTGGTGGTTTGTCCTTCAACATCAATGACCTGATCATCCCTGAGGTGAAACAGGTAATGATCGACAGCGCATCTAACGAAGTGGACGAAGTATGGGATAACTATAATATGGGTCTGATCACGAATAACGAACGTTATAACCAGATTATCGATATCTGGTCCCGTGCAGATACCAAAGTAACTGAAACGCTGATCCGTGAGCTGGCGAATGACAAACAGGGCTTCAACTCTGTATACATGATGCTCGACTCCGGTGCGCGTGGTTCCAAACAGCAGATCAAGCAGCTGGCAGGTTTGAGAGGATTGATGGCCAAGCCACGTAAAAGTGGTTCTACTGGTTCAGAGATCATCGAAAACCCGATCCTGTCCAACTTTAAGGATGGTCTGAACGTATTGGAATACTTCATCTCTACGCACGGTGCGCGTAAAGGTCTTGCGGATACGGCGTTGAAAACAGCGGATGCTGGTTATCTGACCCGTCGTCTCGTAGACGTTGCACAGGACGTAGTTATCAACGAAGAAGATTGTGGTACCCTGCGTGGTATTGCTACTTCAGCGCTGAAAGACAATGAAGAAATCGTAGAACCATTATACGATCGTATCCTGGGTCGTACATCCCTGCAGGACGTATTTGATCCTCATACTGAAGAGGTGATCGTTGAAGCAGGTGGTATAATCGATGAGGATATCGCTCACCGTATCGAAAACAGTGCGATTGATACTGTTGAGATCCGTTCTGTACTGACTTGCGAAAGCCGCAGAGGTGTGTGTGTGAAGTGTTATGGTAAGAACTTGGCAACCGGTTATACGACTCAGCGTGGTGATGCCGTAGGTATCATTGCAGCACAGTCCATCGGTGAGCCTGGTACTCAGCTGACACTGCGTACCTTCCACGTGGGTGGTGTGGCTGGTTCTACATCAGTAGATACTGGTCTGGCTGCTAAATTCGAAGGAACCGTACAGTTTGATGGTCTGCGTACCACTACATACGAAAACAACGATGGTGATAAAGTACAGGTGGTAATTGGCCGTACAGGTGAATTACGTATCGTAGACGTGAAGAACGATCGTCTGCTGATCACCAACAACATTCCTTACGGTTCTACACTGCTGGTGAAAGATGGCCAGAAGGTAGCGAAAGGTGATATAATCTGTACATGGGATCCATACAACGCCGTTATCGTATCTGAAATCGCTGGTAACATCCGTTTCGATAGCATCATTGAAGGTATCACCTTCCGTGAAGAAGCTGACGAGCAGACAGGTCACCGTGAGAAAGTGGTTATCGAAACCAAGGATAAGAATAAGATCCCATCCCTGTTCGTAGATGGTAACAAGGAAGTGAAATCTTATAACTTACCAGTAGGTTCACATATCGTAATCGAAGAAGGGGAAGCTGTAAGAGCGGGTCAGGTAATCGTGAAGATCCCACGTATCCTCGGTAAACTGAGAGATATCACGGGTGGTCTGCCACGTGTAACTGAACTGTTTGAAGCACGTAACCCAAGCAACCCTGCTATCGTATCTGAGATCGATGGTGTGGTAGCCTTCGGTAACATCAAACGTGGTAACCGTGAGATCATCATTGAAAGCCGTGAAGGTCAGATCAAGAAATACCTGGTGCCATTGACACGTCATATCCTGGTACAGGATGGTGACTTCGTGAAAGCAGGTACTGCGCTGTCTGATGGTTCTATCACGCCTGCAGATATCCTCTCTATCAAGGGTCCATTTGCCGTACAGGAATACCTGGTAAATGAGATTCAGGAGGTTTACCGCTTACAGGGTGTGAAGATCAACGATAAGCACATTGAGGTGATCGTACGCCAGATGATGCGTAAGGTGAACATCGAAGATCCGGGCGATACCCGTTTCCTCGAAGGAGATACCACTGATAAGTTTGAATTCTTTGAAGAAAACGACCATATATTCGATAAGAAGGTAGTAACAGAAGCTGGTGAATCAACTTTGTTGAGAGCTGGTCAGATTGTTACCCTGCGTCAGGTAAGAGAAGAAAACTCTCTGCTGCGCCGTTCGGACAGGAAACTGGTTGAGTTCCGCGATGCGAAACCAGCTACTTCCAGCCCGCTGCTGCAAGGTATTACCAAGGCGTCTCTGGGTACACATAGCTGGATCTCTGCTGCGTCCTTCCAGGAAACCACGAAGGTATTGTCTTCTGCTGCCATCAACGGTAAGATAGATGACATGCTGGGTCTGAAGGAGAATGTGATCACAGGTCACCTGATCCCTGCAGGTACAGGTTTACGCGAGTTCGAAAACATGATCGTAGGTTCCAAAGAAGAATACGATATCCTGGCATCTTCCAAAGAAGTGTTCCAGTTCGACGAAGAAGAATAA
- a CDS encoding DUF4397 domain-containing protein, which translates to MKKFIVLLVIIAGIYACNKDSDSSIPDTTSYLNVFVANPDASYDIVLDTTSMGTGLSLGEYTGYKSFTAKRYTLCIFATGDREDTLIQGQISLRNNHYYTIYFEKNHNNILQFLATEDKMGATSSKTVGYLRVVNLSDSYDTTGTTATVMDFGIDGTEFFSNIGYLGYSVFKEITPGAHSRDIRDADSTSLNTADFNIEAGKSYSWIVYGNALVADSFKVVTFQHN; encoded by the coding sequence GTGAAAAAATTCATTGTATTACTGGTCATCATAGCAGGGATCTATGCTTGCAACAAGGATAGTGATAGCTCTATACCTGACACTACATCTTATTTGAATGTATTTGTGGCCAACCCGGATGCCAGCTATGATATTGTATTGGATACTACCTCCATGGGCACTGGCTTGTCTCTGGGAGAATATACCGGTTATAAATCATTTACTGCAAAGCGTTATACTTTGTGCATTTTTGCCACCGGCGACAGGGAAGATACATTGATACAGGGGCAGATCAGTTTGCGTAATAACCATTATTACACTATATACTTCGAGAAGAACCACAATAATATATTGCAGTTCCTAGCCACAGAAGATAAAATGGGTGCAACAAGCAGCAAGACAGTAGGTTACCTGCGTGTAGTAAACCTGAGTGATAGTTATGACACCACTGGAACTACGGCAACAGTCATGGATTTTGGTATCGATGGTACGGAGTTTTTTTCCAACATTGGTTACCTGGGATACTCTGTTTTCAAGGAGATCACACCGGGTGCCCATTCACGTGATATAAGGGATGCTGATTCAACAAGCCTGAATACAGCTGATTTCAACATTGAGGCTGGGAAGAGTTATAGCTGGATTGTATATGGAAATGCTTTGGTGGCTGACAGTTTTAAGGTAGTGACTTTTCAGCATAATTAA
- a CDS encoding OmpH family outer membrane protein, which translates to MRTKQIVKSGLLAAFAAATFMACQQPVKKDTESSAPAAGTSASTASNGLVIAYVDIDTVEAYYNYFKQKKTELETKQQAIENELQANVRALQNEAADFQRKATGMTQSEGEAAQRTLYQKQQQLEGKAQNMRAQYAEQESKFNEELQKRLNDFLENFNSDKRYAYILSYRTGASNILFKDKKYDITPEVIKGLNEADAAKEKK; encoded by the coding sequence ATGCGCACTAAACAAATTGTGAAAAGCGGATTATTGGCAGCATTCGCAGCCGCGACATTTATGGCTTGTCAACAACCTGTCAAGAAGGATACCGAATCATCAGCACCTGCCGCAGGTACAAGCGCTTCGACCGCTTCGAACGGTCTCGTTATTGCTTACGTGGATATTGATACTGTAGAAGCTTATTATAACTACTTCAAGCAAAAGAAAACTGAGCTGGAAACCAAACAGCAGGCTATCGAAAACGAACTGCAGGCAAATGTACGTGCATTGCAGAACGAAGCAGCTGATTTCCAACGTAAAGCTACCGGTATGACCCAGTCAGAAGGTGAAGCTGCTCAGCGTACCCTGTATCAGAAACAGCAACAACTGGAAGGCAAAGCACAGAATATGCGTGCGCAGTATGCTGAACAGGAAAGCAAATTCAACGAAGAACTGCAGAAGAGACTGAACGACTTCCTGGAGAATTTCAACAGCGACAAGCGTTATGCATATATTTTGTCTTACCGTACAGGGGCGAGCAACATCCTGTTCAAAGACAAAAAGTATGACATTACTCCGGAAGTTATCAAAGGCCTGAATGAGGCAGATGCAGCTAAGGAGAAAAAATAA
- a CDS encoding APC family permease yields MSNQDTNNHQTAFRPSLSLLDATMIVAGSMIGSGVFLVSAEITRSIGSAGWLTLMWVLGGIVTIIAAVSYGELSGMYPRAGGQYVYLREAYNPFIAFLFGWTQFGVIQAGTIAAVAVAFAKYSAFIIPFFSEDNILLDLKLFTVSAAQVLAIISIVVLTWINTRGIRNGKIIQTVFTLAKLISLFGLIVFGFLLGAKAEVWSANWAHAWDAMSVTKAADGTIVTTALSGLALFGAVAISMKGSLFSSDAWNNITFIAAEIKNPQRNIGRALFLGTFLVTIVYVSTNLMYIAVLPLQEIAFVPKDRVAVAAATHIFGNGGAIVIAIMIMVSTFGCNNGLTLAGARIYYTMAQDKLFFKKAGELNKFNVPANGLWIQCLWASLLCLTGKYGDLLTMVIFGVLIFYVITILGIFILRRKQPDMPRPYKAFGYPVLPLLYIIVAASLALLLLKFEFNYAISGLGIILLGIPVYYVAMARSK; encoded by the coding sequence ATGAGTAACCAGGACACAAATAACCATCAGACGGCTTTCCGTCCCAGTCTTAGTTTGCTGGATGCAACTATGATAGTAGCCGGATCGATGATCGGGTCAGGTGTATTTCTCGTATCAGCGGAGATTACCAGGTCCATTGGAAGTGCCGGATGGCTTACCCTGATGTGGGTATTAGGAGGTATTGTGACTATTATAGCAGCCGTTAGTTACGGCGAACTATCTGGTATGTATCCACGTGCCGGCGGCCAGTATGTGTACCTCAGAGAGGCTTATAATCCCTTTATTGCATTTTTATTTGGCTGGACACAGTTCGGTGTTATACAGGCCGGTACTATAGCGGCAGTAGCCGTAGCATTTGCAAAGTATTCAGCGTTTATCATTCCATTCTTCAGTGAGGATAACATCCTGCTGGATCTGAAGCTCTTTACCGTCTCTGCGGCCCAGGTACTGGCTATTATCTCAATAGTAGTACTAACCTGGATTAATACCAGGGGGATCAGGAATGGCAAGATTATTCAGACAGTATTTACATTGGCAAAACTGATATCTCTGTTTGGGCTGATCGTATTCGGGTTTTTGCTGGGGGCAAAAGCGGAAGTCTGGTCGGCTAACTGGGCGCATGCCTGGGATGCGATGAGCGTGACAAAAGCAGCCGACGGCACAATCGTTACCACAGCGTTGTCTGGCCTGGCACTGTTTGGTGCAGTGGCAATTTCGATGAAAGGATCACTGTTCAGCAGTGACGCCTGGAACAATATTACTTTCATTGCGGCAGAGATCAAGAATCCACAGCGGAATATAGGCAGGGCATTGTTTCTGGGTACATTCCTGGTAACAATTGTATATGTGAGTACGAACCTGATGTATATAGCTGTGTTACCTTTACAGGAAATTGCATTTGTACCAAAGGACCGCGTCGCGGTTGCAGCAGCTACGCATATCTTTGGAAACGGAGGTGCGATAGTGATTGCTATCATGATCATGGTTTCGACCTTCGGTTGTAATAATGGATTAACCCTGGCCGGCGCCCGTATCTACTACACCATGGCGCAGGACAAATTGTTCTTCAAAAAGGCAGGAGAACTGAACAAGTTTAATGTTCCCGCCAACGGATTATGGATTCAATGCCTGTGGGCTTCTTTGTTATGTTTGACTGGGAAATACGGAGATTTGTTGACCATGGTAATATTCGGGGTATTGATATTTTATGTGATCACTATCCTGGGTATTTTTATCCTTCGCCGTAAGCAACCGGATATGCCACGACCTTATAAAGCATTTGGTTATCCTGTATTACCTTTGTTGTATATAATAGTTGCGGCATCATTAGCGTTGTTATTACTGAAATTTGAGTTCAACTATGCTATATCAGGATTGGGTATTATCCTGTTAGGTATTCCGGTGTACTATGTGGCAATGGCGCGGTCTAAATAG
- a CDS encoding FecR family protein: MNIDNSLLEKYFKGTCTDEEVKLVEAYLSQPETPEADEWFQERYEESAGTPVVSMKRNIFRRWYSAAAAVAILIGVLGWMWQWQHNSAGKNLVASAWDTLANSGNDIKRLAMTDGSEVWLAPHSSVIYNQQYNDSTRELWLEGEAFFRVKSDQARPFSVHTGKLVTTALGTAFNISTTSKADGSIEVSLLEGKVSVATSAFSCILHPGQMIAWRDDLVSFAPVNFNLQEVNDWRQGKMVFDKTLLADAFARMQARTGCKIIIDPSIKKDLKVSGTFPASTPVENILEAMQYVHGFKVEKRGNNTYAIVTPTNNN, translated from the coding sequence ATGAACATTGACAATTCACTACTAGAAAAATACTTTAAGGGAACCTGCACGGACGAAGAGGTGAAGCTGGTAGAAGCTTATCTTTCTCAGCCCGAAACGCCGGAAGCCGATGAATGGTTTCAGGAGAGGTATGAAGAGAGTGCAGGTACCCCGGTTGTAAGTATGAAGCGGAATATATTCCGTCGCTGGTATAGCGCAGCTGCTGCGGTAGCTATATTGATCGGTGTACTGGGTTGGATGTGGCAGTGGCAGCATAACTCAGCAGGTAAGAATTTAGTGGCTTCTGCATGGGATACACTGGCGAATTCAGGCAACGACATTAAAAGATTGGCGATGACTGATGGTTCGGAAGTTTGGCTGGCCCCGCATTCATCTGTAATATATAATCAGCAATATAACGATAGTACCCGTGAGTTATGGTTGGAAGGTGAAGCATTTTTTAGAGTAAAAAGTGATCAGGCAAGACCATTTAGTGTGCATACCGGTAAGCTGGTCACCACCGCCCTCGGCACCGCATTCAACATCAGTACGACAAGCAAAGCTGATGGCAGTATAGAGGTCAGTCTGCTGGAAGGGAAAGTTTCTGTAGCTACCTCCGCATTTTCCTGCATTCTGCATCCCGGTCAGATGATAGCATGGCGTGATGACCTGGTTTCATTTGCACCTGTCAATTTCAACCTGCAGGAAGTAAATGACTGGCGGCAAGGGAAAATGGTGTTTGACAAAACCCTGCTGGCAGATGCCTTCGCCCGTATGCAGGCCCGTACTGGCTGTAAGATCATCATAGATCCGTCGATTAAAAAAGATCTCAAAGTATCAGGAACATTCCCGGCCTCCACGCCGGTTGAAAATATACTGGAAGCAATGCAATATGTACATGGATTTAAAGTCGAGAAAAGAGGCAATAACACATATGCGATAGTTACACCAACAAACAACAACTAA